The following are encoded in a window of Castanea sativa cultivar Marrone di Chiusa Pesio chromosome 5, ASM4071231v1 genomic DNA:
- the LOC142635177 gene encoding uncharacterized protein LOC142635177 — MWHQRSQIQWLKSGDKNTKFFHGSATQRKRKNFVKGLEDDNGVWHEDDNTFSSLLNEYYSKLFCSSIPHDFECILDGVDVVVIEEMRIDFARPYTSKEVDVAIKDIAPLKALGPDAFESLHHMKTNCTRSKSFMALKLDMSKAYDRVDLLFHSCKWGIEGFDFTFKGIEAGSSLEECHKIQTLLDYYEMASGQMINNEKTTLFFSKNTNAQTQNAIKEAPNVPAIQHYEKYLGLPSFIGIEKKAVLPM, encoded by the exons atgtGGCATCAGCGCTCTCAGATCCAATGGTTGAAGAGTGGGGATAAGAACACCAAATTCTTTCATGGGTCAGCCActcaaaggaagaggaaaaacTTTGTAAAGGGTTTGGAGGATGATAATGGAGTTTGGCATGAAGATGATAATACCTTTTCAAGTCTGTTGAATGAGTACTACTCTAAGTTATTTTGCTCTTCTATTCCTCATGATTTTGAGTGTATTTTGGATGGGGTTGATGTGGTTGTGATCGAGGAGATGAGGATTGACTTTGCTCGACCTTACACATCTAAGGAAGTGGATGTTGCTATCAAGGACATAGCACCATTGAAGGCTCTAGGGCCAGATG CATTTGAATCTTTGCATCATATGAAGACTAATTGCACAAGGTCAAAGAGTTTTATGGCTTTAAAGTTGGATATGAGTAAGGCCTATGACCGGGTGGA TCTCTTATTCCATTCTTGTAAATGGGGAATCGAAGGGTTTGATTTCACCTTCAAGGGGATTGAGGCAGG ATCTAGCTTGGAGGAATGCCATAAAATTCAGACGTTATTGGATTATTATGAGATGGCATCGGGTCAAATGATAAATAATGAGAAAACTACTCTATTTTTTAGCAAGAATACTAATGCTCAAACTCAGAATGCCATCAAAGAGGCTCCTAATGTCCCGGCTATACaacattatgaaaaatatttggggCTTCCGTCCTTTATTGGTATAGAGAAGAAAGCTGTTTTACCAATGTGA
- the LOC142637299 gene encoding transcription factor bHLH162 isoform X1, which yields MENNPSSSRTDRKTIERNRRNQMKALYSQLQSLIPNQTSRGLQEVTSLPDQLDEAANYIKRLQTKLERMKEKKNNLMGIHEKSNASTNCGMMMGFKPPQIEIHEVGSALEVVLKTGLDFQFMFNETIRVLHEEGAEIVNASFTVVEDTVFHTIHSKVGDSALGYGAAGIYERLKKFVSDAN from the exons ATGGAGAACAACCCTAGTTCATCAAGAACTGACCGAAAAACCATTGAGAGAAACAGGAGAAATCAGATGAAGGCCCTCTACTCCCAGCTTCAATCTCTTATACCCAATCAAACCTCaagg GGGCTGCAGGAAGTGACATCGCTGCCGGATCAACTAGATGAAGCTGCAAACTATATAAAGAGGCTACAGACAAAGTTGGAGAGaatgaaggagaagaaaaacaaTCTAATGGGAATTCATGAAAAGTCAAACGCAAGCACCAATTGTGGAATGATGATGGGTTTTAAGCCACCACAAATTGAAATTCACGAAGTGGGTTCTGCTTTAGAGGTTGTTTTAAAAACTGGGTTAGATTTTCAGTTTATGTTCAATGAAACTATTCGCGTGCTTCATGAAGAGGGAGCTGAGATTGTTAATGCCAGCTTCACTGTTGTTGAAGATACAGTGTTTCACACAATTCATTCTAAG GTTGGGGATTCTGCGTTGGGTTATGGAGCTGCAGGCATATATGAGAGACTAAAGAAGTTTGTCAGTGATGCTAATTGA
- the LOC142637299 gene encoding transcription factor bHLH162 isoform X2, with product MENNPSSSRTDRKTIERNRRNQMKALYSQLQSLIPNQTSREVTSLPDQLDEAANYIKRLQTKLERMKEKKNNLMGIHEKSNASTNCGMMMGFKPPQIEIHEVGSALEVVLKTGLDFQFMFNETIRVLHEEGAEIVNASFTVVEDTVFHTIHSKVGDSALGYGAAGIYERLKKFVSDAN from the exons ATGGAGAACAACCCTAGTTCATCAAGAACTGACCGAAAAACCATTGAGAGAAACAGGAGAAATCAGATGAAGGCCCTCTACTCCCAGCTTCAATCTCTTATACCCAATCAAACCTCaagg GAAGTGACATCGCTGCCGGATCAACTAGATGAAGCTGCAAACTATATAAAGAGGCTACAGACAAAGTTGGAGAGaatgaaggagaagaaaaacaaTCTAATGGGAATTCATGAAAAGTCAAACGCAAGCACCAATTGTGGAATGATGATGGGTTTTAAGCCACCACAAATTGAAATTCACGAAGTGGGTTCTGCTTTAGAGGTTGTTTTAAAAACTGGGTTAGATTTTCAGTTTATGTTCAATGAAACTATTCGCGTGCTTCATGAAGAGGGAGCTGAGATTGTTAATGCCAGCTTCACTGTTGTTGAAGATACAGTGTTTCACACAATTCATTCTAAG GTTGGGGATTCTGCGTTGGGTTATGGAGCTGCAGGCATATATGAGAGACTAAAGAAGTTTGTCAGTGATGCTAATTGA
- the LOC142635176 gene encoding protein FAR1-RELATED SEQUENCE 1-like, translating into MVVVDTFHQSRPVSTYKVHNCEGSRQYTVTSSNGLITCRKNFEFVGIMCSHILKVLNEMKIKLMIPEQFILKRWTKNAKAGIVLDIHECEVQSDPKLEMRARYRNLCTTYVRFMGKAAESKEASDFLVSLASELDAKVEEYLKIESPSEILTPSSMSCEN; encoded by the coding sequence ATGGTGGTTGTTGACACTTTTCATCAAAGTCGACCAGTTTCTACATATAAAGTTCATAATTGCGAAGGTTCTAGGCAATATACAGTTACATCTTCAAATGGTTTGATTACATGTCgtaaaaattttgagtttgttgGAATTATGTGTAGCCATATTTTGAAAGTACTCAATGAGATGAAGATTAAGTTGATGATCCCTGAACAATTCATATTGAAGAGATGGACCAAGAATGCAAAGGCTGGAATTGTCTTGGATATTCATGAGTGTGAGGTACAAAGTGACCCTAAGCTAGAAATGCGAGCCCGTTATCGAAATTTATGCACCACTTATGTTAGATTTATGGGTAAAGCTGCAGAATCTAAAGAGGCATCTGATTTCCTTGTAAGTCTTGCAAGTGAGTTAGATGCAAAAGTAGAAGAATATTTAAAGATTGAATCTCCGAGTGAGATTCTTACGCCTTCCTCAATGTCTTGTGAAAATTAG